A stretch of the Haloarcula ordinaria genome encodes the following:
- a CDS encoding NYN domain-containing protein, with product MDLFRRFSGERDEPDRVGVFVDGPNVFRSEFDVDLDDIRQIGESYGPLAATRLYVDENASPGLIQAAEARGFEVVTTSGDVDVRLAVDATEAVVADRIDVLVVASRDTDFKPVLEVAAREGVTTVALAPGEHGRSDALQNAAHDALSLRGDVE from the coding sequence ATGGACCTGTTCCGGCGGTTCTCCGGGGAGCGAGACGAGCCCGACCGGGTGGGCGTGTTCGTCGACGGCCCCAACGTCTTCCGCAGCGAGTTCGACGTGGACCTAGACGACATCCGCCAGATCGGCGAGTCGTACGGACCACTCGCGGCGACACGGCTCTACGTCGACGAGAACGCCTCGCCGGGGCTCATCCAGGCGGCCGAGGCCAGGGGGTTCGAAGTGGTGACGACGAGCGGGGACGTCGACGTTCGGCTGGCCGTGGACGCGACGGAAGCGGTCGTTGCGGACCGCATCGACGTCCTCGTCGTCGCCTCTCGAGACACTGATTTCAAGCCGGTCCTCGAGGTCGCCGCCCGCGAGGGCGTCACGACGGTCGCGCTCGCGCCGGGCGAGCACGGGCGGTCCGACGCGCTGCAGAACGCCGCCCACGACGCGCTCTCGCTTCGAGGCGACGTCGAATAG
- a CDS encoding phosphate uptake regulator PhoU, with protein sequence METRKVQVTGGSTYTVSLPKEWATENGVSAGSVVEFHDEEDLLLLSPRREDDRVEGTLDVSAMTEPHELKRAVMTMYVSGFDVIRLEAPRITAEQRRTVRDATQGLVGLEVIEETADHIVLQDLLDSSELSVHNAITRMRLVSLTMLADAVEALVEDDDDLAEDVIHRDEDVDRLWYMVSRVFRTVLRNPTAANEIGFPRETVFDYQSSARQLERIADHATKIANLALDVGEISGETAALLERLKDEATAVPEKAMDALLTDDSEEAVELANEARGEIRAVDDTAREVDTEIREFDPQSAQLLGLVVDSLSRTADYGGNIAESALQKAAPRP encoded by the coding sequence ATGGAGACACGCAAGGTCCAGGTCACGGGCGGGTCGACGTACACAGTCTCGCTACCCAAGGAGTGGGCGACCGAGAACGGAGTCAGTGCGGGCAGCGTCGTCGAGTTCCACGACGAGGAGGACCTCCTGTTGCTGTCCCCGCGCCGCGAGGATGACCGGGTCGAGGGGACGCTCGACGTGAGCGCGATGACCGAACCACACGAGCTCAAGCGAGCGGTGATGACCATGTACGTGAGCGGGTTCGACGTGATTCGGCTGGAGGCGCCCCGAATCACGGCCGAACAGCGCCGCACCGTCCGTGACGCCACACAGGGGCTGGTCGGGCTCGAGGTCATCGAGGAGACGGCCGACCACATCGTGCTCCAGGACCTGCTCGACTCCTCGGAGCTGTCGGTCCACAACGCAATCACCCGGATGCGACTGGTCTCGCTGACGATGCTCGCGGACGCCGTCGAGGCGCTCGTCGAGGACGACGACGACCTCGCCGAGGATGTCATCCACCGCGACGAGGACGTCGACCGCCTCTGGTATATGGTCTCACGGGTCTTCCGGACGGTCCTCCGGAACCCCACCGCAGCCAACGAGATCGGGTTCCCGCGCGAGACGGTGTTCGACTACCAGTCGAGCGCCAGACAGCTCGAACGCATCGCCGACCACGCGACGAAGATCGCCAACCTCGCGCTGGACGTCGGGGAGATATCCGGCGAGACCGCGGCGCTCCTCGAGCGCCTGAAAGACGAGGCGACGGCCGTCCCGGAGAAGGCGATGGACGCGCTCCTGACCGACGACTCCGAGGAGGCGGTCGAACTGGCCAACGAGGCCCGCGGTGAGATACGCGCCGTCGACGACACGGCTCGCGAGGTCGACACCGAAATCCGGGAGTTCGACCCGCAGAGCGCCCAGTTGCTCGGCCTGGTCGTCGACTCGCTGTCCCGCACGGCAGACTACGGGGGCAACATCGCCGAGAGCGCACTGCAGAAAGCCGCGCCGCGACCCTGA